The following DNA comes from Winogradskyella sp. PG-2.
GGAAAACAAAACAGAAAATTCTCTAAAGATTTTCTCAAACCCGTAAGTGATTCCATTTTCAATACCGATGATATTTTAAAAACTACTTCTAAGTCTACATTTCTCCCAAAAAAAAGTACACTTGAGATTGGTTTTACGAATGAAACTAAAGTGATTCTACAACGTATATTAGGTGGTGTACTTATCTCCACGCTTTTAGTTATAGCCGTTATAAGTTGTCTCTTCTATTTACTAAAAATCATAAAATATCAAAAGCAACTCGCTGAAGTTAAAAACGACCTCATAAGTAATATTACACATGAGTTTAAAACGCCTATTGCAACCATTGGAGTTGCCTTAGAGAGCATTAACAACTTCAACGCTATTGAAGATAAAACTAAAACCAGGGAATATATTAATATGTCTTCTGAGCAATTAGGAAAGCTTAATACTATGGTAGAAAAATTACTAGAAACCGCAACTTTAGATAGTGACAATTTAGAACTAAATAAAGAATCTATTGATATTATAGAGTTATTTAATTCATTAATTAATCGCTATAAAATTCAGTTTCCTGAGAAGGAATTTAATACTAGTTTTAAAGTTGAAAATTTATTAGCTAATGTTGATATCTTCCATTTTGAAAATGCTCTAAATAATATTCTAGACAATGCCGTAAAGTATGGAGGTGATATTATTTCTTTAGACTTAATCCCAACAGACAAAAAACTCAACATCTTGATTTCTGATAACGGAAATTCATTATCTAAAACTAACAAAGAACGCATTTTTGAAAAGTTTTATCGTGTACCAAAAGGAAACACTCATGATGTAAAAGGATTTGGTATTGGTTTATACTATACCAAAACTATTATAGAAAAACATAATGGTTCAATAGGTCTAGATTTAGCAAAAAACTTAACCACATTTAAAATTTCGCTTCCTAATGTCTGAAAAAATTAAACTATTATTAGCCGAAGATGAAGCTGCTTTGGGACAGATTATAAAAGAAAGTTTAGAGACTAGAGACTTTGAAGTGGTATTATGTGATAATGGAGAAAAAGCTTTTGAGAAATATAAATCTGAATCACCAGAATTATTGGTTCTAGATGTAATGATGCCAAAAAAAGATGGTTTTACATTAGCTAAAGAAATTAGAGCTATTGATGATGCAATTCCAATTATATTTTTAACTGCCAAATCTCAAACTTCAGATGTTGTTGAAGGATTTTCGGTAGGTGGCAACGACTATCTTAAAAAGCCTTTTAGTATGGAAGAGCTTATCGTTAGGATTCATAATCTTGTGAATCGTTCTCGTATTCAAAAATCATCATCAGTAC
Coding sequences within:
- a CDS encoding response regulator transcription factor, translated to MSEKIKLLLAEDEAALGQIIKESLETRDFEVVLCDNGEKAFEKYKSESPELLVLDVMMPKKDGFTLAKEIRAIDDAIPIIFLTAKSQTSDVVEGFSVGGNDYLKKPFSMEELIVRIHNLVNRSRIQKSSSVLKIGNYIFDFPKQQLQFLNEAIVQLTHREAHLLFHLIKNKNEVLDRSLILNKLWGTDDFFSARSMDVFITKLRKKLKKDENIQIINVRGFGYKLTD
- a CDS encoding sensor histidine kinase, translated to MNDKKYKWILYTIVAVIIATIGIQFFWNYKNYQTNKQQLINEVQISLDKAVDDYYASLAERTTMGIFLEGDNQKDVFVEGGKIETFLTQIDTLKNEFKNLDSLPIQDIEGITVVRGLKLDSMLEEHDKIHPSVSPETFKLKIDSIKNQNKDLDIDDFEMLTSKIVISITNDSLNLKEIDSLLKGEFDRKKITVDYELYYDKGKQNRKFSKDFLKPVSDSIFNTDDILKTTSKSTFLPKKSTLEIGFTNETKVILQRILGGVLISTLLVIAVISCLFYLLKIIKYQKQLAEVKNDLISNITHEFKTPIATIGVALESINNFNAIEDKTKTREYINMSSEQLGKLNTMVEKLLETATLDSDNLELNKESIDIIELFNSLINRYKIQFPEKEFNTSFKVENLLANVDIFHFENALNNILDNAVKYGGDIISLDLIPTDKKLNILISDNGNSLSKTNKERIFEKFYRVPKGNTHDVKGFGIGLYYTKTIIEKHNGSIGLDLAKNLTTFKISLPNV